The Eublepharis macularius isolate TG4126 chromosome 7, MPM_Emac_v1.0, whole genome shotgun sequence sequence AGGAAACTGGACTTCGctgattcaggaaaaaaaaaaaacatcgaCACCTCATAGAGATGAACCTGAGggaattgttttcttttattttcagtttcagtttctaaTTTGTACTACACCACCCCAGCACAACAATGATTCCTTTGACTTTTCATACCTTGACACTTTGCTAAAGGGTCGTCATTTCGAGAAGGGCAGCAGTCAATATCAAGTGGGAAATAGTCTGACATTTCCACAaccattgtcaaaggctttcacggccggagaacgatggttgttgtgggttttccgggctgtattgccgtggtcttggcattgtacaatgccaagaccacggcaatacagcccggaaaacccacaacaaccatttccaCAACCATTGCAAAGCTCTGATGGTTTTTTTAAGCATGAATTTCGTGGTAGGGGTCCATGTCCAAAAGCAGCCATGCAAGTCACGGACTACAGGCACCGCTGCCCAAGGGTCTGGAGGTCTGTGATGGGAATTTATTATGAGCCCGTCTATCACCGCTCATCACCCAAAGCCTACATTTATGAAAAACCATAAGAAAAAATTGGTGCGTCTGAGTCCAGACAAAGGACTTGTGTTTTGGGTCCTCCCGTGGGCTGCATCTTTTGTTTGAAGATGCAGCCAGTAATCTTGGGAGTACAGTTGCTCTGCATCACCCGTTATTCCACACAGTCCTAAGCTAAGGGGGTGGATAGCATGGGGAGGACATGTGATTGGCACAGTTATCAACTCTGAGATCTCAAATAATGGTGAGCAGAATTGTTTGTTAGTGTGCATGTTCATCAACTCACGATTGCTGTTGATTTGTGGATGTATTcccttatttttaatattttttcaatGATTTCCTGGGAACAACAGACATCCGATTGAAAAAAAAAGTCATAGAAATTATTAAATTGTGATTGGGAAAAATAAGAATTACGCGTTCGGGCATGATTTGAAACACCAATTGAAATTTGACTCAAATCAAAATTTTCACATTTGTAATGTCATTGCAACATTGAGATGACACGTGCAAATCAAATAAATTCATTGTTAACGAGAACAGGTTTATTCCAAAAGAGATCGTTTACAAGGTCTCTGGCATAGCATTTTTTCAGCAGATGTGCGAAAATTATGACAGCTTAAAAAAATATGAATTCTGCTTATACATGTGATGTTGCAAACATCATTCAAAAGTGGTTGTCACAAAAAACAATTGTAATGTGGTAATTGAAACTGGTGATTTAACATGAAAAGACTAGACGGAGAATCACAGTATGGTCAAGGAACTAACGTGGAATAACAAGCGATTTATGTAGAACTGGTTCTCTGCACAATTGGATCAAGCATTTTGATAAACCCAGATTTACGGTTTGTAATCACAGTGTCAGCCTGTCCCTTGCTTTTCCAACACATGAGCGCCGGGCAGAAGCAGACTTGGAAACAACTGGTGTGTTGGATGGAGCACTCTGGACATCATTAGTGTGAACAGCATTCTGTTGTCGCTGCTGGGCAAGCATTTCTCCAAGTGCTCTTAGTGTTTTAACTGCATCACTCATAACCTCAAAATTCTGTTTCCATGCTTGGGAGAAattttccctttccttcctcgTCTCCTCCAAAAATTCTTTTTGAATGTTCTTTTCCTCTGCCTTCCAACCACACATAAGTTCACGGTCAACGTGCCATTGAGCAAGGTGCGCTTCATGTTCCTCCCTGGAGCGGCTCATCATCTGATCCGCAACACCATAAAGTGCTGCGTTCCTGCGCTTCCTGTTCTTTATGTTGCTTAGCCTTGTCCCGGGAGAAAGCTCTGCAAGGCAAGTGTTGCTTCTTCCTGCATGCCAAGAGGAAAGAAAAGGTGATCCACTCAATTTAAAAACTGGTTGGTCCATGCAACGCATGAATGCTTTGGGGGGGGAAAGGTTAGAACCACAAATTCTACTGCCAGTCGCTTGACAGCTTGTTGTGCACCTCTtgttatttacaacatttatgcTGCAATGGTGATTACTTGGCACTAGAATGGTGTGTCCACGCTTGCAAAATCTATTTTCATGCCACTCTCAACGGGGCATAAAGTGTAACATGAGTTTGCAAAATTGATTGGAAATCAAAATTAGAGGCATTCTGCAATTTGGTCATAAATTTTGAGGCATTGGAAACATGACTTTCACTCCATCtgtgtgcattttgaaaaaaaaattttaaaaaatttccctgAAAGGACACCACGGGGCTTTGAAGTAATGGAATCAGAACGCATGCCCTGATCCGGAACAAACATCCATTCCTTCTGTCCTGGAAAAAAAAGTCGGATATTCCCATAAATCAAGGCGCCAATTTTAAGAAAGAGGGGGGGCAACTCCCTCTTCAATCAGAGGGAGAGGAAATTGATGCCAGTCTATTTCCTATTTATTCTACAAGTTGTTTCGAAAATCAAAGATATTCAAATCACGTACCTGCACCGCCTCTGTTGCGAAGGTGCAATGGGAGATCGGAGTCACTGTCAGCATCCTCCTCCATGTTGGCACGTGCGTCGTcgttttctgggggggggggaaggttcatGTGAGTTGTCGTGCAAAACAAATCCTACTTGTGCAACATGAATTTGCATATGTAAAAGCTTGCATAGGGTGCTGCACATTGGAAAGCCTTCATCCTAAGATCCAGTCGAAatacacaaaatattttttttacattgCCATGTTAACTAAGGCTTGATTGTTGCAAGCGCAAATACTTGCGCGTCAAGTAGGCTTGGAATTAATGACAATCTATGCTCACCCTTGTCCTCAAGGCCATCAATAGTACGGTCAAGGTCTTCCACCGTAGTGTCTGTAGATGATGACGAGTTGTtctctgtaaagaaaaaaaaacaaattaggGCTGTTTAAAAGGCTTCCtttgagagaaggaaagagagctCATTATGTAGATATGAAAATTTAAAGTTCATAAATTGACTCACGCTCTCCCATGGGCGCAGGTGAGGAGCTCCTCACTTGGGCGAGATCTATGGTGACATACTCATGAGTAAAGAGCTCCTCAGATCCTTCCATCACCATTGCTGTACCGTCATTCTGTGGGCGGCAGAAATCAATGCTTATGCTTCTCGCAATCCGTTTTGGTCTCACACTTGCGTCCCCTCTGAGAATACTGTCCAGCTCTCGGAAATATGGGCATGTCATGGGAGCATTTCCGGAGGTTGCATTATGTGCAATCACACGCTTGTACTCCAGTCTCATGGACTTCGTTTTATTGCGGCACTCAACAGCTGTCCTACGATGCCCTCGGGAGACCATCTGTCTTGCAATCTTTTCAAAGTTATCCAAGTTTCTGTGGGAACTTCGAAGGGCTTCTTggattttctcctccccccagaaagATAGCAGGTCTAGCACCTCGCGTTCCCTCCATGTTGCAGAGCGAGGAACACAGTGAACGACGCCTGCCATCTCTCAACAGTGAAATGAGTTGAAAATTTCCTCTACCGACCTTTGAAAAGAATTGTCTCTGCCTTTTTCCACGCTTCGTGGGTAAACACAACTGGAAGCAAGTCCTGAAAGTCCTCTGCGTTCTGCGTCCGGACCAAATTCAAATGGCAGCGCGCAAATAAATCCCGCCGGAGGTTTGGAGTGGTAAGTGGCATGCGCACAACTTGCAAACCGTTctcaagtaatttttttaaatatcaaaatTTCGTTATAGCAAAAAAATATTGAACCATAACATCGATGTTTTAATGTTCTCCAGGCGATTGATTGACACGGGGCACAGGTGGAAGGACAATGATGGGTCTGATTTTCAGGTGTACAAGAAAGTGAAGTTATGCGTCCAAGAGGCGAATCGGAGTGTTAATGCCCCATCCCGGGTTAACCAACATCAAATTGATTCAAGCTTTCACCCAGCCCCTTTCTCCGTCACTATGTGACACAATTTAGGCATGTTAAATAGAGTCGAGCCATTAAAAGCGTGGTCAATATGTTTACGTTTAGGAATTGAACGTTTTATCAAGAACGAGGAAAAAATACCGGGAGGAAAATTAGTTTCCCGCCACTAACAAAACCTTAACAGCCATTGGACACAAAGTTTGAATTTGTCCAATCACAGACGATTTTGCTGTTCAATTTCCTGGGCAGTTAACAGAGCGTGCTCATCCCTTGCCGATCACATTTTCGGTATCCCGGTTTTTTGATAGGATGGCCTCCAAAGCCAAAGGAGTTTTCTGGCGAGATGAAGAGGTGGAGACCCTGCTGGACCTGGTCGCACGCTCCGGTAAAGCGGAGCGTGTGATGAAGAGCACACATCTGCCCACCAAGCTGATTTTTCATCGACTTTCAAGGCAGATGTGTGATCGCGGGTTCAGCAGGAGCCCGGAGCAGTGCCGCTCAAAATTCAAGAGGGTTAAGGCGGCATTTTACGGAGCACTGGAGGCATGGCAGGGCATCCCTCGCCAAAGTGGGAAGCCCCCTTATTTTGCCTCGATGATGCGCCTCTGGGATCTCGCCGGGAAACCCAGCTGGCAAGCCAGGCGACATGCAGGTAAGCTGTTGctttagtttttaaaattttttattttttgttaaaaaatccCAATCTGAAAGCACTGAGACATTGGCTAACGGTGAATTACTCTTATTAATGTCTGGGAAACACTTCTATGGTCCGACTGAACGTTATGGCCACAAAGAATTAATGACTCGATAAAACGTTATCAAAATAATATAGTTTTGCCACCTGTGCCATGCACCCAAACAGAAGATATACTTTAAATGTAAAAAGCCATCGTCCCTCTCCTCTTGAAAACGCATCTAATCGATTAGAATGGAGAAATTGTGTGTAAAATGTAAGGATCATCTCCAGAGGGGCAAAACAGcgaaatattttttccttttccaaacagcaCTCATGCGTGGCCGAGAGACCGGTGCCCGTGCAGAGGAGGGAGAGCCTGGGCCCTCTCATGTGCAGCCCGCAGGATCAGAGGAGCAAGCAGTGGCCGAGGATACCGTGCAAGACTCGGGGTACTCTCCCTCCGGTGAGTCGTGAGTGATTCTTTGTCCCTCTCCTTTCAAGTCCCAATAGTGAGCAAGCGAGAGCAGGTAGTCCTTCATTGTCCAGCGGACAACTCCTGAGGAGCGCCATGCATGCCCCCATGAAATCTCCCCTCATCCCATTAATCGACATACAGAGAACGCCAGTAGATTTTGCAACCATGGGGGCCCGTATTCAGTaaccttgtgggggggggaattgaggaAGAGGAAGGCCTATTTCTGCCATTGAGTATTGGAGATAGACCTTGCCATCATTGGAAAGAAGGACACGAAAAAGTGGCAACCATCAGTCTTTTGGCAATaacaagtatttttaaaattttaacttaacatcagagaatctttgtGGGACCATATGCGAAAAGGGCACCCATCTCTGCAGCAAACCGTCTGTATTTCTCATATAGAGGACaattatttcccccctttttttcaacAGGTGAAACAACAAGCCAACGACAACCCGCTGGGGAGGTTCCGTCCAccagcaggcaggaaacccctCCAGCCCGAGCCCCAAGGAAAACAGTGGATGATATTTTggtggcaatggaggggatggaagAGAGACTGGGATCCTCAAGTAAGTGCATAACATGTGGATCCACCACTGGCAGAGAATCCCTTGGAGCTCataatttttttcccccctttcacaCACAGTAAACAGCCTTCAGGAGAGGGTTTCACGCACTGAGGGTCGTCTTAGCAGGCTTGGAAGACGAATGACGGCCATGGAACGTCGGGAGCGGCAGCATGAGCGTGCATCCGCCTCGGGGCATGCCTCA is a genomic window containing:
- the LOC129333947 gene encoding uncharacterized protein LOC129333947, with product MAGVVHCVPRSATWREREVLDLLSFWGEEKIQEALRSSHRNLDNFEKIARQMVSRGHRRTAVECRNKTKSMRLEYKRVIAHNATSGNAPMTCPYFRELDSILRGDASVRPKRIARSISIDFCRPQNDGTAMVMEGSEELFTHEYVTIDLAQVRSSSPAPMGEQNNSSSSTDTTVEDLDRTIDGLEDKENDDARANMEEDADSDSDLPLHLRNRGGAGRSNTCLAELSPGTRLSNIKNRKRRNAALYGVADQMMSRSREEHEAHLAQWHVDRELMCGWKAEEKNIQKEFLEETRKERENFSQAWKQNFEVMSDAVKTLRALGEMLAQQRQQNAVHTNDVQSAPSNTPVVSKSASARRSCVGKARDRLTL